The Anoxybacillus amylolyticus DNA segment TTTTGCGTTATCGCTATCGAACCGCGGCTTTCACGTATTGCTATTTGACATGGATATTGGCATGGGGAACATCGATATTTTGCTTGGTCAGTCGTCCCATGCGACGATTATTGATTTGTTTCAGCGGCGCATCTCCATTCAAGAGTTAATTCGAAAAGGGCCGGGTAACTTATCATTTATTTCCGGTGGAACAGGGTTCGCGAAGCTATTTACGATGGATAATGAGAAAGTGGATTATTTTTTAGAACAACTTCAAGCGGTGTCTGCGCAGTACGACTATTTTATTTTTGATATGGGGGCGGGCATGTCGGAAGACCGGCTTCGATTATTAATGGCCGTTCATGAAATTTTTGTCATTACAACCCCCGAACCGACTGCAATTATGGATGCATACGCAGCGATGAAATACATTCATCTACAAGAAAAAAGGGTACCATTGTATGTAATCGTCAATCGCACACAAACGGATCAAGAAGGGCGCGATACGTTGCAGCGGCTGAAAAACGCGATGAAACAATTTCTTGGAAAAGACATAACAAAATTAGGCTTTTTGCCAGAAGATCGCGCCGTTTCTAAAGCGGTCATAAGCCAAACACCATTTTTGCTTTTCGACCCGACAACGAAAATTAGCCGGGCGATGAATGAACTAGTAGATCGCTACTTAGCCAATCGGACGATTGACGAAGCGGCTGCTTCCCGTCCCGCCAACTTTTTTGCAAGACTTCGTCAGTTTCTATTAGAAAGGTAGGGAGTTTATGAAACACATCAAGGTATT contains these protein-coding regions:
- a CDS encoding MinD/ParA family protein → MRDQAESLRLRLSRMNKGAETKAIAVMSGKGGVGKSNFSLNFALSLSNRGFHVLLFDMDIGMGNIDILLGQSSHATIIDLFQRRISIQELIRKGPGNLSFISGGTGFAKLFTMDNEKVDYFLEQLQAVSAQYDYFIFDMGAGMSEDRLRLLMAVHEIFVITTPEPTAIMDAYAAMKYIHLQEKRVPLYVIVNRTQTDQEGRDTLQRLKNAMKQFLGKDITKLGFLPEDRAVSKAVISQTPFLLFDPTTKISRAMNELVDRYLANRTIDEAAASRPANFFARLRQFLLER